In Deferribacter desulfuricans SSM1, the following are encoded in one genomic region:
- a CDS encoding secondary thiamine-phosphate synthase enzyme YjbQ has product MIKFNVKSTKREQLIDITTEIKKIINNEGWDDGILLIYTPHTTAAITINENADPTVKDDIISFLNKKIPIDYPFRHLEGNSDAHIKSSVIGCSEQVIIENGKMVLGTWQGIFFCEFDGPRNRTVILKYINS; this is encoded by the coding sequence ATGATAAAATTTAATGTTAAATCAACTAAAAGAGAACAACTGATTGACATTACTACTGAAATTAAAAAGATTATAAACAATGAGGGGTGGGATGATGGCATACTCCTCATCTACACCCCTCATACAACTGCTGCAATCACAATAAACGAAAATGCTGACCCCACAGTTAAAGATGATATAATATCTTTTTTAAATAAAAAGATACCTATAGATTACCCTTTTAGACACTTAGAAGGCAATTCTGATGCCCATATAAAATCTTCAGTAATAGGTTGCAGTGAGCAAGTTATTATAGAAAATGGCAAAATGGTTTTAGGAACCTGGCAAGGGATTTTTTTCTGCGAATTTGATGGTCCACGAAATAGAACAGTAATTTTGAAATATATAAATTCATAA
- a CDS encoding PilW family protein, translating into MNKKGLTLIELLIVIFLLAIILSAVYITYTTLLKDYRKETKNIETEIEKMVGLDILRLDITHAGYGISDNETSKVIECINCENPDNITLIIRSTFNVTNNDTQHWIFVNADDNTTVGTPDNNIKYVYIDIDKKLLKDNALWTNRPTTGKYIAYPVQDNATGCTNQTCTKITYKLSTSNLPDTCNPNTFKLLRAVNSGNGDPIIDCVADFKVRFDYDKDNDGEIESDEELLTFANISSDNATTFRKKLKRVRTFILLQDGGYDRDFTFQGADSNNKITVDGVELQLPNDYTHYRWKTVVYTIKPMDL; encoded by the coding sequence ATGAATAAAAAAGGTTTAACATTAATAGAACTTTTAATAGTGATTTTTTTATTGGCTATTATATTATCAGCTGTTTATATAACCTATACTACACTTTTAAAAGATTACAGAAAGGAAACTAAAAATATAGAAACAGAAATAGAAAAAATGGTGGGACTCGATATTTTAAGACTTGATATCACCCATGCTGGCTATGGTATCTCTGATAATGAAACATCTAAAGTAATTGAATGTATAAATTGTGAAAATCCTGACAATATTACACTTATAATAAGGTCCACTTTTAATGTTACAAACAACGATACCCAGCACTGGATATTTGTTAATGCTGATGATAATACAACAGTTGGGACACCTGATAACAATATAAAATATGTATATATTGACATAGATAAAAAGCTTTTAAAAGATAACGCACTTTGGACAAATAGACCAACAACAGGTAAATATATAGCATATCCGGTACAAGATAATGCTACTGGGTGTACAAATCAAACATGCACAAAAATAACATACAAATTAAGCACTAGTAACTTACCTGATACATGTAATCCAAATACATTCAAGTTACTTAGAGCTGTTAATAGTGGTAACGGTGATCCAATTATAGACTGTGTAGCGGATTTCAAAGTAAGATTCGATTATGATAAAGATAATGACGGTGAGATTGAAAGTGACGAGGAATTATTAACATTTGCTAATATTAGCAGTGATAATGCTACGACATTTAGAAAGAAACTAAAAAGAGTCAGAACATTTATACTTTTGCAAGATGGGGGATACGACAGAGATTTTACTTTTCAGGGGGCTGACAGCAACAACAAAATAACTGTTGATGGAGTAGAGTTACAACTTCCAAACGATTATACCCATTATAGATGGAAAACTGTTGTATACACAATAAAACCTATGGATCTATAA
- the serA gene encoding phosphoglycerate dehydrogenase — protein MEKFKVLITDHIAEEGIKILLDSKDIEVEEKPGISHEELKEIIGNYDAIITRSGTTITADLLENPGKLKIIGRAGVGLDNVDIEAASKKGIIVMNAPTGNTLAATELTMGMMLAAARKIPAAHISLKNGEWNRKKFMGIQLFNKTLGIVGLGRIGSNVAIRAKSFGMKIVAYDPYIKKSKAESLGVTLLDNLEDLLKISDVITFHTPLTKETKNMITKKEIELMKDGVILVNCARGGIINENDLYDALKSGKVFTAAIDVFEKEPPKGNKLLELDNLFVTPHIGANTEEGQKGVAVIIAEQIVNALHGKSYINAVNIPFMKSQLPEDLQIYFELIEKISKLAAQTVKGRPDEIKVTLVGKRFEDDICERTFDTPFSYQPFTIAAIKGFLEVRLQESVSYINAPYFAKDRKINVIESKQETYDKYNDLLILEIKTDKEHRIIAGTVFNNKEGRIVLFDDFRIDIIPEGTFLYFRNIDRPGVIGKVGTILGENNINIAGFELARQKGGEAIAFVSVDNEIPESVLSEIKKIDGMLEVNLVEL, from the coding sequence GTGGAAAAATTCAAAGTCTTAATTACTGATCATATTGCAGAGGAAGGGATAAAAATCTTACTTGATAGTAAAGACATAGAAGTAGAAGAAAAGCCAGGTATTTCTCATGAAGAGTTAAAAGAGATTATCGGCAACTATGATGCAATTATCACCCGTAGTGGGACAACTATCACTGCAGATCTTTTAGAAAACCCAGGAAAATTAAAAATTATAGGTAGAGCTGGTGTAGGATTAGATAATGTAGATATAGAAGCTGCAAGTAAAAAAGGTATTATAGTAATGAACGCCCCTACAGGTAACACACTTGCCGCGACAGAACTCACGATGGGTATGATGCTTGCTGCTGCTAGAAAAATCCCAGCAGCACATATTTCCCTAAAAAATGGTGAATGGAACAGAAAGAAATTTATGGGGATACAGCTTTTTAATAAAACACTAGGCATAGTAGGACTTGGCAGAATTGGTAGCAATGTAGCTATCAGGGCAAAAAGTTTTGGTATGAAAATTGTAGCTTATGACCCATATATTAAAAAAAGCAAAGCAGAATCACTTGGGGTAACTCTACTTGATAACCTCGAAGATTTGCTTAAAATCTCTGATGTAATCACTTTTCACACACCACTTACAAAAGAAACTAAAAATATGATAACTAAAAAAGAAATAGAGTTAATGAAAGATGGTGTTATCCTTGTCAACTGTGCAAGAGGTGGTATTATCAATGAAAATGATCTTTATGATGCTCTCAAATCAGGAAAAGTCTTTACCGCTGCAATAGATGTTTTTGAAAAAGAACCACCAAAAGGTAATAAACTTTTAGAGCTAGACAATCTATTTGTAACACCACACATCGGAGCAAACACTGAAGAAGGACAAAAAGGGGTTGCAGTAATTATTGCTGAGCAGATAGTAAACGCCCTTCATGGCAAATCTTATATAAATGCAGTTAATATACCTTTTATGAAATCTCAGCTTCCAGAAGATTTACAAATCTATTTCGAACTAATAGAAAAAATATCAAAACTAGCAGCTCAAACTGTAAAAGGTAGACCTGATGAAATCAAAGTAACACTTGTAGGTAAAAGATTCGAAGATGATATCTGTGAAAGAACCTTCGATACCCCTTTTAGCTACCAACCATTTACCATAGCAGCTATAAAAGGCTTTTTAGAAGTGAGATTGCAGGAATCTGTATCATATATAAATGCTCCATATTTCGCAAAAGATAGAAAAATCAACGTAATAGAATCAAAACAGGAAACTTATGATAAATACAATGACCTGCTTATCTTAGAAATTAAAACGGATAAAGAACATAGAATAATTGCAGGAACAGTATTTAACAACAAAGAAGGAAGAATCGTACTTTTTGATGATTTTAGGATAGATATTATACCTGAAGGCACATTCTTATACTTTAGAAATATAGACAGACCAGGCGTAATAGGAAAAGTTGGAACAATCTTAGGTGAAAATAATATAAATATTGCCGGATTTGAGTTAGCTAGGCAAAAAGGTGGTGAAGCTATTGCATTTGTATCTGTTGACAATGAAATCCCTGAATCAGTTCTTTCTGAAATAAAGAAAATAGATGGTATGTTGGAAGTAAATTTAGTAGAACTATGA
- a CDS encoding type IV pilus modification PilV family protein, translating into MLQNNKGFTLIEMMVSLFIFSVALLGLVASMITVKKMNMRNNVRNIAIEQVNNEIEKLRAYGFNKIDNLIGSCENIECSPANDNCSIKAQYRNTWISIGKSFTVNTSGTTKKIVITSCWELFGKKYTYTTQTYIAKDIQ; encoded by the coding sequence GTGTTGCAAAATAATAAAGGATTTACCTTAATAGAAATGATGGTTAGTTTATTTATTTTTTCTGTGGCATTACTTGGGCTTGTAGCATCGATGATAACTGTCAAAAAAATGAATATGAGGAATAATGTCAGAAATATTGCAATAGAGCAAGTTAATAATGAAATCGAGAAATTAAGAGCATACGGTTTTAACAAGATAGATAATTTAATTGGCTCCTGTGAAAATATAGAGTGCTCCCCTGCAAACGACAACTGCAGTATAAAAGCCCAATATAGAAATACATGGATAAGTATAGGAAAATCTTTTACTGTAAACACATCTGGAACTACTAAAAAGATAGTTATTACCTCTTGTTGGGAACTTTTTGGTAAAAAATATACTTACACAACTCAAACTTATATCGCAAAGGATATACAATGA
- a CDS encoding pilus assembly protein — MRKYTIISLIIILMCFFNPLLSQAAKPSNNSDAGQMVTYCSIPPFVSSAIQPNVLIILDNSGSMFEFVYKDNTSTRSYSNDCSNDATVYLGYKDNETYFGLFDPNKKYSYDDDNDYFQEKEDGEWSGNFLNWLTTRRIDAVKKVLTGGKYIIEDGNILLTATDNFDRDFRKILENNVLDLTGLNNGYTDNNKGAYFYFYNDNNFVYFDVRPATWNNNCWLIDNNPTTFRVALKVETQPTGIIQKTWDKVRYGLFTFNHDDGGHLVSDIGSKYDNSTFILDINNITPSTWTPLGETLYEATLYFKGDKTYYNGTFTYDSPIQYSCQQNYVLILTDGESTMDKNFPSKLDSNDPNSTIDNLLDIIEGNEGFTDNELHNDLNDSNGSYSLAAVSYWTHTTDLREDLTGTQKLNIFTIFAFDDSENAKDLLKLSAKYGSFADNNFNNLPDNSNEWDTNNDNIPDNYFEANNATDLETSLSTTIARILQGAAAGSGVALMTDRTSSTSIAIQGLFENKKDIDNTTLTWIGRLFGWWVYAIEKDNETIKVNIREDTINNKKFKLTEDKILTYDYDVLDNKLVLKLITCDDDGSGLIDNSSCETFYSFDDITPIWDASEELLNREADNRKIYTYDDSGNLTQIDNFTNQQLFDTDNVSSLIDYIKGKDFDNYRNRTIKVDNEQKVWKLGDIIHSRPMLVKYEDYTVAYVGANDGMLHAFKVGYAKKLRDDPEGYLAVLQNSKNDSGQNEIGKELWGFIPRSVIPYLKFLADPNYCHLYYVDAQPYIIEEDGKKILIGGLRLGGGCYCSKQEAADECVKSPDNENGLSSYFALDITDPVNPKFLWEFNHKDLGFSYSGPAYIKRPEGNYIMFSSGPTTYDGHSSKSLKFFVLKLKNDFTLEKSTPDVLDGKTQNAFGGKLYTTGIDKNEDGFTDFVVTGIVKNVGKTNSQGGLVVIHTKGGDPSAWTVYQNYYNFSQNPTVSKIETGKCFNLGYYLFFGSGRYFYPGDDEGTSGVGNEENYIYGIPFDCDVEEGCKGTVNNIKSVELLDDPCNDLTNFEITNNESKELGWKIKLDPTDNVYLKERNIIDPVLVKNKNNPANRYTNNRDYWTSQIITFITNKYEKDPCILKGKSKIWALNCATGGPLRPDNITHKICSNYQVTDDFAIFTTSSQGEISIVTDDDVGNERYIEVDKNVIASDLGEDLTGNNRKGRILLWIEK, encoded by the coding sequence ATGCGTAAATATACTATAATATCTTTAATAATAATTTTAATGTGTTTTTTTAATCCATTATTATCTCAAGCTGCAAAACCATCAAATAACTCAGATGCTGGACAAATGGTTACTTACTGCTCTATACCACCATTTGTTTCCTCAGCTATTCAGCCAAATGTGCTAATAATATTGGATAATTCTGGAAGCATGTTTGAATTTGTATATAAAGATAATACATCTACAAGATCATACTCTAATGATTGCTCAAATGATGCTACAGTTTATTTAGGATACAAAGATAATGAAACCTATTTTGGACTTTTTGATCCTAACAAGAAATACTCATATGATGATGATAATGATTATTTCCAGGAAAAAGAAGATGGTGAATGGAGTGGTAATTTTTTAAATTGGTTAACAACTAGGAGAATAGATGCAGTAAAAAAAGTTTTAACTGGAGGAAAATATATCATCGAAGATGGAAATATTTTGTTAACTGCAACAGATAATTTTGATAGAGATTTTCGAAAAATATTAGAAAATAATGTACTAGACCTTACTGGACTCAATAATGGTTATACTGATAATAATAAAGGTGCTTATTTTTACTTTTACAATGACAATAATTTTGTTTATTTTGATGTTAGACCTGCAACCTGGAATAATAATTGTTGGTTAATTGATAATAACCCAACAACATTTAGAGTTGCTTTGAAAGTCGAAACACAACCCACTGGGATAATACAAAAAACATGGGATAAAGTAAGATATGGACTTTTCACCTTTAATCATGACGATGGAGGTCATTTAGTTTCTGATATAGGGAGTAAATATGATAATTCAACATTTATTCTTGACATAAATAATATCACTCCGTCAACTTGGACTCCACTTGGTGAAACTCTATATGAAGCTACTTTATATTTTAAAGGAGATAAAACTTATTATAACGGTACATTTACGTATGATAGCCCTATCCAATATAGTTGTCAGCAAAATTATGTTCTTATTTTAACTGATGGTGAATCAACAATGGATAAAAACTTTCCAAGTAAGCTCGATAGTAATGATCCAAATAGCACAATTGATAACCTTCTTGACATTATTGAAGGAAATGAGGGTTTTACAGATAACGAATTACATAATGACTTAAATGACTCCAATGGGTCATATAGCTTAGCTGCAGTATCTTATTGGACTCATACTACAGATTTAAGAGAAGATTTAACAGGTACTCAAAAATTAAATATTTTTACAATCTTTGCATTTGATGATTCGGAAAACGCAAAAGATTTACTTAAACTTTCAGCAAAATACGGTTCTTTTGCTGATAATAATTTTAATAATTTGCCAGACAATTCAAACGAATGGGATACAAATAATGACAATATTCCTGACAACTATTTCGAGGCCAATAACGCAACAGATTTAGAAACAAGTTTAAGTACAACAATTGCTAGAATTTTGCAAGGAGCAGCAGCAGGTTCTGGTGTAGCACTCATGACTGATAGGACAAGTAGCACAAGTATTGCTATCCAAGGTTTATTTGAAAACAAAAAGGATATTGATAATACAACATTGACATGGATTGGACGTTTATTTGGGTGGTGGGTTTATGCAATAGAAAAAGATAATGAAACTATAAAAGTTAACATTAGAGAAGATACAATAAATAATAAAAAGTTTAAATTAACAGAAGATAAGATTTTAACATATGATTATGATGTATTGGACAATAAATTAGTGCTAAAACTTATTACATGTGATGATGATGGCTCTGGTCTAATTGATAATTCTAGTTGTGAAACTTTCTATTCTTTTGACGACATTACACCAATATGGGATGCAAGTGAAGAATTATTAAATAGAGAAGCTGATAATAGAAAAATTTACACATATGATGATTCTGGAAATCTTACCCAAATTGATAATTTTACTAACCAACAATTGTTTGATACAGATAATGTTAGTTCTTTAATAGATTACATAAAAGGTAAAGATTTTGATAACTATAGAAATAGAACAATTAAAGTTGATAATGAACAAAAAGTATGGAAGTTAGGTGACATTATCCACTCTAGACCTATGTTGGTAAAGTATGAGGATTATACTGTTGCTTATGTTGGCGCAAATGATGGAATGCTTCATGCTTTTAAAGTAGGCTATGCTAAAAAATTAAGAGATGATCCAGAGGGTTATTTAGCAGTCTTGCAAAATTCTAAAAATGACAGTGGACAAAATGAAATAGGTAAAGAGTTATGGGGATTTATACCACGTTCTGTTATCCCATATTTAAAATTTCTGGCAGACCCAAATTATTGCCATTTATATTATGTAGATGCACAACCATATATAATAGAAGAAGATGGAAAGAAAATCTTAATTGGCGGATTAAGATTAGGTGGGGGTTGCTATTGTAGTAAGCAGGAAGCTGCTGATGAATGCGTCAAAAGTCCTGATAACGAAAATGGGCTATCATCATACTTTGCACTAGACATTACAGATCCAGTAAATCCAAAATTTCTGTGGGAATTTAATCATAAAGACTTAGGTTTTTCATATTCAGGTCCTGCTTATATAAAACGCCCTGAAGGTAATTATATAATGTTTTCTTCAGGTCCTACTACATATGATGGTCACTCCTCTAAGTCATTAAAGTTTTTTGTTTTAAAATTAAAAAATGATTTCACATTAGAAAAAAGTACTCCAGATGTTTTAGACGGTAAAACTCAAAACGCATTTGGTGGTAAACTATATACAACTGGTATTGATAAAAATGAAGATGGTTTTACTGATTTTGTAGTAACAGGTATTGTAAAAAATGTAGGTAAAACAAATTCTCAAGGTGGTTTAGTCGTAATCCATACTAAAGGAGGAGATCCATCAGCTTGGACTGTTTATCAAAATTACTATAATTTTAGCCAAAACCCAACCGTTTCTAAAATCGAAACAGGCAAATGTTTTAACTTAGGTTATTATTTGTTTTTTGGTAGCGGTAGATACTTTTATCCTGGAGATGATGAAGGTACCTCAGGTGTTGGAAACGAAGAGAATTATATTTACGGAATACCTTTTGACTGTGATGTTGAAGAAGGTTGTAAAGGGACTGTTAACAATATTAAATCTGTAGAGCTATTAGATGATCCTTGTAATGACCTAACAAATTTTGAAATCACAAACAATGAGTCCAAGGAACTAGGATGGAAAATAAAACTAGACCCTACTGATAATGTATATTTAAAGGAAAGAAATATTATAGACCCTGTTTTAGTAAAAAATAAAAACAATCCAGCTAATAGATATACTAATAATAGAGATTACTGGACATCGCAAATCATTACATTTATTACAAACAAATATGAAAAAGATCCATGTATTTTAAAAGGTAAAAGTAAAATATGGGCACTTAACTGTGCTACTGGTGGTCCTTTAAGACCAGACAATATTACTCACAAAATTTGTAGTAATTATCAAGTAACTGATGATTTTGCTATATTTACTACATCTAGTCAAGGAGAAATTTCCATTGTAACAGATGACGATGTAGGAAATGAAAGATACATCGAAGTAGATAAAAATGTTATAGCTTCTGATTTAGGTGAGGACTTAACTGGTAACAATAGAAAAGGTAGAATACTTTTATGGATAGAAAAATAA
- a CDS encoding pilus assembly FimT family protein, with amino-acid sequence MDRKIMNKKGITLIELLVVISIFAIILAIAIPNYNKWKIKHEREKDLRQLYSIIQQYRTKAFTEKTSFKLEFPSQNKLDIKNDNGTIISSITFKVSFDNPNTITIDDRGTLSNTSIKLISDSINDSLPFNCIVSNGIRVRLGKIDNGGSCVAK; translated from the coding sequence ATGGATAGAAAAATAATGAATAAAAAAGGGATAACTCTAATAGAATTGCTTGTAGTAATATCAATATTTGCTATAATATTAGCTATAGCAATACCAAATTATAATAAGTGGAAGATAAAACATGAAAGAGAGAAAGACTTGAGGCAACTATATTCCATTATACAGCAATACAGGACAAAAGCTTTTACTGAAAAAACAAGCTTCAAACTTGAATTTCCTTCACAAAATAAATTAGACATTAAAAATGACAATGGAACTATCATTAGCTCAATAACATTTAAAGTATCCTTTGATAATCCAAATACTATAACAATTGACGATAGAGGTACTCTATCAAATACTTCAATCAAATTAATTAGTGATTCAATAAATGATTCACTACCTTTCAATTGCATTGTAAGCAACGGTATAAGAGTTAGATTAGGGAAAATAGATAATGGTGGTAGCTGTGTTGCAAAATAA